The following proteins are encoded in a genomic region of Chryseobacterium cucumeris:
- a CDS encoding TonB-dependent receptor domain-containing protein: MEKHIVFIATLICSFSAAQTKDTANVNKIEAVTVNGKKVMVERKVDRLVYNVQNSMLSQGSSGTEVLAGTPLLQVDENKGLLSIAGKNGVAVMVNDRMLNLSGSELINYLRNLRSENILKVEVITTPPAKYEAQGNSGIINIVLKKNQNPGWSGYLTTNYTQKTYAAFSTVAGVNYQNEKVKASIKLQGYDGDKRSVENYKITGQSSSVSRDERRDMNDGLGLNVNIDYSLSKNSNIGLVYDISKGHSNMDINSKQHYFTGTTPTLQTDTDSKHRSSFTSQMLNLYFDQKFGEHKLSIGANYYGNLPDTEVNFTTRNVANNSTQIVKNLSSVDYKIYSGQADLSLNFKKIQLETGAKYSQFSNNSDIGYFNSINGNYTIDPAKSNLFDYNEKNYAAYISVSKDLGEKWSVKAGIRYEYSQSSGFSPSTQAKSENNYGKFFPTAYLSYKANQDNQFSINYSRRINRPYFRALDPFRWYSNPNTYYSGNPSLQPSFNHNIELNYMFKSKFSANLYYQRTTNNFDQITFLTGINLISTFENYYNQDNYGINLNYTDTFFKIWESNISTSFSYNETQITRFNLVPKNGQSFYYSLNNTFQLNKAKTFMLFVNYWHHLPSRDGYTAVRNRASLDAGIKVSFVEKALQVNLSVSDIFKQSGYKGDMYFTDNTQSFNNYWDARRMTLSVTYNLGNQKIKSNNRAVNFEEKNRAQ, encoded by the coding sequence ATGGAAAAACACATTGTATTTATAGCCACCCTGATTTGTTCTTTTTCAGCAGCACAAACCAAAGACACCGCCAATGTCAACAAAATAGAAGCAGTTACGGTGAACGGTAAAAAAGTTATGGTGGAACGTAAAGTGGACCGTCTTGTTTACAATGTTCAGAACTCTATGCTTTCACAGGGAAGTTCAGGCACTGAAGTTTTGGCTGGTACACCTTTACTGCAGGTAGATGAAAATAAAGGACTGCTTTCCATTGCCGGAAAAAATGGCGTTGCTGTGATGGTTAATGACCGGATGCTGAATCTTTCCGGATCTGAGCTGATTAACTATCTTCGAAACCTTCGTTCGGAAAACATATTGAAAGTTGAAGTAATCACCACTCCTCCTGCCAAATACGAAGCTCAGGGAAACAGCGGGATAATCAATATTGTTCTTAAAAAGAATCAGAATCCTGGATGGAGCGGCTACCTGACCACGAATTATACCCAAAAGACCTATGCAGCATTCAGCACCGTGGCAGGAGTGAACTATCAGAATGAAAAAGTGAAAGCATCTATCAAGCTTCAGGGATATGACGGAGATAAAAGATCAGTGGAAAATTATAAAATTACCGGGCAAAGCTCTTCTGTAAGCAGGGATGAAAGACGGGATATGAATGACGGATTGGGACTGAATGTTAATATTGATTATTCTCTTTCCAAAAATTCCAATATCGGACTGGTATATGATATTTCGAAAGGACATTCCAATATGGATATCAATTCAAAACAACATTACTTTACCGGGACCACTCCTACTTTGCAAACAGACACAGATTCAAAGCACCGTTCTTCATTTACTTCACAGATGCTTAATTTATATTTTGATCAGAAATTTGGGGAACATAAGCTCAGCATAGGTGCTAATTATTATGGAAATCTGCCCGATACAGAGGTAAATTTTACCACAAGAAATGTCGCTAACAACTCAACACAGATCGTAAAAAATCTTTCTTCAGTAGATTATAAGATCTATTCGGGGCAGGCAGATTTATCTTTAAATTTCAAAAAAATACAGTTGGAAACCGGAGCAAAATACAGTCAGTTTTCCAATAATTCTGACATCGGATATTTTAATTCTATCAATGGAAATTACACCATAGACCCTGCAAAAAGCAATCTTTTTGATTATAATGAAAAAAATTATGCCGCTTATATCAGCGTCAGTAAAGATCTTGGCGAAAAATGGTCTGTGAAAGCAGGAATCCGTTATGAATATTCACAATCCAGCGGTTTCTCTCCTTCTACACAGGCAAAATCTGAGAATAATTACGGTAAATTCTTCCCTACGGCCTATCTTTCTTATAAAGCCAATCAGGATAATCAGTTCAGTATCAATTATTCCCGAAGAATCAACCGCCCCTATTTCCGGGCTTTGGATCCGTTCCGATGGTATTCCAATCCGAACACGTATTATTCAGGGAACCCAAGCCTGCAGCCCTCTTTTAATCATAATATAGAACTTAACTATATGTTTAAAAGTAAGTTTTCGGCTAATCTTTACTACCAGAGAACAACAAATAACTTTGACCAGATCACATTCCTGACCGGAATTAACCTCATCAGTACGTTTGAGAATTACTATAATCAGGATAATTATGGTATCAATCTGAATTACACAGATACTTTCTTTAAAATCTGGGAAAGCAATATTTCGACTTCGTTCAGTTATAATGAGACTCAGATTACAAGGTTCAATCTGGTTCCTAAAAACGGACAGTCGTTTTATTACTCCCTCAATAATACATTCCAGCTCAATAAGGCTAAAACGTTCATGCTATTTGTCAACTACTGGCATCATCTTCCTTCCCGTGACGGATATACCGCTGTAAGGAACAGAGCAAGCCTTGATGCCGGAATAAAGGTGAGCTTTGTGGAAAAAGCACTTCAGGTAAATCTTTCGGTGAGTGATATTTTTAAGCAGTCCGGATATAAGGGAGATATGTATTTTACAGATAATACACAGTCATTCAACAACTATTGGGATGCCCGAAGAATGACACTCAGCGTTACCTATAATTTGGGGAACCAGAAAATCAAATCCAATAACAGAGCGGTGAATTTCGAAGAGAAAAACCGTGCACAATAA
- a CDS encoding DUF5694 domain-containing protein yields MKTFIYIFLVCLSTSVFAQKKPSDYFKNPKTKVLVVGSFHFDYPNLDAHKTNKEDQVDVLSPETAKEVTELVEYIKRFKPTKIAIEAWPGWNANQKLKEYSEGKHRDKRDERYQLAMRIASELKITELFSIDAESILDDLEKHFGKTDSAFFKNLSKDYDFRSDDPISQQFIAFYKSSEPKNFKSLLDTFTYMNSKESHQYGYGAYLSGDFTLREYDGADMLALYWYSRNLRMFRNIQNIPHNGEDRILVIAGNGHAAVLRQLFTSSAEYEFIEFSSLK; encoded by the coding sequence ATGAAAACCTTTATTTATATTTTTCTTGTATGCCTTTCTACATCAGTATTCGCTCAAAAAAAGCCTTCAGATTATTTTAAAAATCCAAAGACGAAAGTTTTGGTGGTAGGCTCCTTTCATTTTGATTATCCAAATCTGGATGCCCATAAAACCAATAAGGAAGATCAGGTAGATGTACTTTCTCCTGAAACAGCAAAAGAGGTTACAGAACTGGTAGAATATATCAAAAGATTTAAGCCGACAAAGATTGCAATTGAGGCCTGGCCGGGCTGGAACGCCAATCAAAAGCTGAAGGAATACAGCGAAGGCAAACACCGTGACAAAAGAGATGAGCGTTATCAGCTTGCTATGAGAATAGCCAGTGAACTCAAAATAACTGAATTATTCAGCATTGACGCAGAATCTATTCTGGATGACCTTGAAAAACATTTTGGGAAAACTGATTCTGCATTTTTTAAAAACCTCAGCAAGGATTATGATTTCAGAAGTGATGACCCGATCTCCCAACAGTTTATTGCCTTCTACAAGAGTTCTGAGCCTAAAAATTTTAAATCTCTTCTGGACACTTTTACTTATATGAATTCCAAAGAAAGCCATCAGTACGGATACGGGGCTTATCTTAGCGGTGACTTTACACTAAGAGAATATGACGGCGCCGATATGCTCGCTCTTTACTGGTACAGCAGAAACCTGAGAATGTTCCGCAATATTCAAAACATTCCTCACAACGGAGAAGACAGAATTCTTGTCATTGCAGGAAATGGACATGCAGCAGTACTTAGACAACTTTTTACCTCTTCCGCAGAATATGAATTCATTGAATTTTCTTCACTGAAATAA